The following are encoded together in the Ranitomeya imitator isolate aRanImi1 chromosome 4, aRanImi1.pri, whole genome shotgun sequence genome:
- the CWF19L1 gene encoding CWF19-like protein 1 isoform X2 produces the protein MSDKALRVLACGDVYGKFDLLFNRVRQIQKKSGEFELLLCVGSFFGTSPESEALWREYKSGVKQAPIQTYVLGANNQETVKYFQDVEGCELATNITYLGRKGVFTGVSGLQIAYLSGIESSSEPAPAYCFTAKDVTSLKTSLTTNSKFRGVDILLTSPWPRDVWNYGNAPTDVNVKTCGSAAVAGLAVSLKPRYHFSALQGENYERLPYRNHVVLQENAQHVSRFIALASVGNPAKKKYIYAFSIVPLSLMDAAELVKQPLDVTENPYRKSGRDARKTPGAKAAEEEEEAQQFFFDLNKQQGKKRHSDGKGGHQTKQPKKYPLPTGPCWFCLASPEVEKHLVVSIGEHCYVALAKGGLTSDHVLILPIGHYQAMVDLSSEVVEECEKYKASLKKFYKSKGKRFVMFERNYRSQHLQLQVVPLPLSCCTTDDIKESFIVQAQEQNMELLEIPEHTNIKQIVQPGTPYFYVELDNGEKLFHRIKKNFPLQFGREVLASEAILNIPTRADWKACKLEPDEEESQAKSFRRDFEPFDFSVQD, from the exons ATGTCGGACAAGGCTCTGCGGGT ATTGGCCTGCGGTGACGTGTACGGGAAGTTTGATCTTCTGTTCAACAGAGTTCGCCAAATTCAGAAAAAGAGCGGAGAGTTCGAG TTGCTTTTATGCGTTGGGAGTTTTTTTGGAACCAGTCCGGAAAGTGAAGCCCTTTGGCGGGAATATAAATCTGGAGTGAAGCAAG ctCCTATTCAGACCTATGTTCTCGGGGCAAATAATCAAGAGACGGTAAAATATTTTCAAGATGTCGAGGGCTGCGAGTTGGCTACAAATATAACCTACCTGG GTAGGAAAGGAGTGTTTACTGGTGTGTCTGGCCTTCAGATTGCCTACCTGAGTGGCATCGAGTCCTCCAGCGAGCCGGCTCCAGCCTACTGCTTTACTGCAAAGGATGTCACATCTCTGAAAACGTCTCTAACCACAAACTCCAAGTTCAGAGGCGTGGACATATTACTAACATCGCCGTGGCCCAGGGATGTGTGGAACTACGGCAACGCTCCG ACTGATGTGAACGTGAAAACCTGTGGATCGGCGGCGGTCGCCGGTCTCGCTGTCAGTTTAAAGCCTCGATATCACTTTTCGGCGCTGCAAGGAGAAAACTACGAGCGTCTTCCTTACAG aAACCACGTGGTCTTACAAGAAAACGCCCAGCACGTCAGCCGCTTCATAGCATTGGCAAGTGTTGGCAATCCTGCTAAGAAAAAG TACATCTATGCGTTCAGCATTGTGCCCCTCAGTCTGATGGACGCTGCGGAGCTGGTGAAGCAGCCGCTGGACGTCACTGAGAACCCATATAGGAAATCGGGGCGAGACgccaggaagactccgggggctaAAGCCGCAGAGGAG GAAGAGGAGGCGCAGCAGTTTTTCTTTGACTTGAATAAGCAGCAAGGAAAGAAACGTCATTCGGACGGGAAGGGCGGGCACCAAACCAAACAGCCAAAGAAATACC CTCTGCCAACGGGGCCGTGCTGGTTTTGTCTCGCCAGTCCTGAAGTGGAGAAGCACCTGGTGGTCAGCATCGGGGAACAT TGCTACGTTGCTCTTGCTAAGGGCGGCCTGACGTCGGACCACGTCCTCATCCTGCCCATCGGCCACTACCAGGCCATGGTGGACCTTTCTTCTGAGGTGGTTGAAGAATGTGAGAAGTACAAAGCTTCCCTGAAGAAGTTTTACAAGTCCAAGGGGAAGAGATTTGTGATGTTTGAGAGGAACTACAGGAGTCAGCACCTTCAGCTGCAG GTGGTCCCTCTGCCGCTGAGCTGCTGCACTACAGACGACATTAAAGAGTCCTTTATTGTACAAGCTCAGGAGCAGAACATGGAGCTGCTGGAAATCCCAGAGCACACCAACATCAAGCAG attgtccAGCCTGGGACACCGTACTTTTACGTCGAGCTAGATAACGGAGAGAAACTCTTTCACAGGATTAAGAAAAACTTCCCGTTGCAATTCGGAAG ggaAGTTTTGGCCAGTGAAGCCATCTTGAATATACCAACCAGGGCTGACTGGAAGGCTTGTAAACTGGAACCAGACGAGGAGGAGAGCCAGGCCAAGTCCTTCAGAAGAGATTTTGAACCTTTTGACTTTTCGGTACAAGACTGA
- the CWF19L1 gene encoding CWF19-like protein 1 isoform X1, with amino-acid sequence MSDKALRVLACGDVYGKFDLLFNRVRQIQKKSGEFELLLCVGSFFGTSPESEALWREYKSGVKQAPIQTYVLGANNQETVKYFQDVEGCELATNITYLGRKGVFTGVSGLQIAYLSGIESSSEPAPAYCFTAKDVTSLKTSLTTNSKFRGVDILLTSPWPRDVWNYGNAPVCSPTDVNVKTCGSAAVAGLAVSLKPRYHFSALQGENYERLPYRNHVVLQENAQHVSRFIALASVGNPAKKKYIYAFSIVPLSLMDAAELVKQPLDVTENPYRKSGRDARKTPGAKAAEEEEEAQQFFFDLNKQQGKKRHSDGKGGHQTKQPKKYPLPTGPCWFCLASPEVEKHLVVSIGEHCYVALAKGGLTSDHVLILPIGHYQAMVDLSSEVVEECEKYKASLKKFYKSKGKRFVMFERNYRSQHLQLQVVPLPLSCCTTDDIKESFIVQAQEQNMELLEIPEHTNIKQIVQPGTPYFYVELDNGEKLFHRIKKNFPLQFGREVLASEAILNIPTRADWKACKLEPDEEESQAKSFRRDFEPFDFSVQD; translated from the exons ATGTCGGACAAGGCTCTGCGGGT ATTGGCCTGCGGTGACGTGTACGGGAAGTTTGATCTTCTGTTCAACAGAGTTCGCCAAATTCAGAAAAAGAGCGGAGAGTTCGAG TTGCTTTTATGCGTTGGGAGTTTTTTTGGAACCAGTCCGGAAAGTGAAGCCCTTTGGCGGGAATATAAATCTGGAGTGAAGCAAG ctCCTATTCAGACCTATGTTCTCGGGGCAAATAATCAAGAGACGGTAAAATATTTTCAAGATGTCGAGGGCTGCGAGTTGGCTACAAATATAACCTACCTGG GTAGGAAAGGAGTGTTTACTGGTGTGTCTGGCCTTCAGATTGCCTACCTGAGTGGCATCGAGTCCTCCAGCGAGCCGGCTCCAGCCTACTGCTTTACTGCAAAGGATGTCACATCTCTGAAAACGTCTCTAACCACAAACTCCAAGTTCAGAGGCGTGGACATATTACTAACATCGCCGTGGCCCAGGGATGTGTGGAACTACGGCAACGCTCCGGTCTGTTCCCCG ACTGATGTGAACGTGAAAACCTGTGGATCGGCGGCGGTCGCCGGTCTCGCTGTCAGTTTAAAGCCTCGATATCACTTTTCGGCGCTGCAAGGAGAAAACTACGAGCGTCTTCCTTACAG aAACCACGTGGTCTTACAAGAAAACGCCCAGCACGTCAGCCGCTTCATAGCATTGGCAAGTGTTGGCAATCCTGCTAAGAAAAAG TACATCTATGCGTTCAGCATTGTGCCCCTCAGTCTGATGGACGCTGCGGAGCTGGTGAAGCAGCCGCTGGACGTCACTGAGAACCCATATAGGAAATCGGGGCGAGACgccaggaagactccgggggctaAAGCCGCAGAGGAG GAAGAGGAGGCGCAGCAGTTTTTCTTTGACTTGAATAAGCAGCAAGGAAAGAAACGTCATTCGGACGGGAAGGGCGGGCACCAAACCAAACAGCCAAAGAAATACC CTCTGCCAACGGGGCCGTGCTGGTTTTGTCTCGCCAGTCCTGAAGTGGAGAAGCACCTGGTGGTCAGCATCGGGGAACAT TGCTACGTTGCTCTTGCTAAGGGCGGCCTGACGTCGGACCACGTCCTCATCCTGCCCATCGGCCACTACCAGGCCATGGTGGACCTTTCTTCTGAGGTGGTTGAAGAATGTGAGAAGTACAAAGCTTCCCTGAAGAAGTTTTACAAGTCCAAGGGGAAGAGATTTGTGATGTTTGAGAGGAACTACAGGAGTCAGCACCTTCAGCTGCAG GTGGTCCCTCTGCCGCTGAGCTGCTGCACTACAGACGACATTAAAGAGTCCTTTATTGTACAAGCTCAGGAGCAGAACATGGAGCTGCTGGAAATCCCAGAGCACACCAACATCAAGCAG attgtccAGCCTGGGACACCGTACTTTTACGTCGAGCTAGATAACGGAGAGAAACTCTTTCACAGGATTAAGAAAAACTTCCCGTTGCAATTCGGAAG ggaAGTTTTGGCCAGTGAAGCCATCTTGAATATACCAACCAGGGCTGACTGGAAGGCTTGTAAACTGGAACCAGACGAGGAGGAGAGCCAGGCCAAGTCCTTCAGAAGAGATTTTGAACCTTTTGACTTTTCGGTACAAGACTGA